Proteins co-encoded in one Synechococcus elongatus PCC 6301 genomic window:
- a CDS encoding NAD(P)/FAD-dependent oxidoreductase, giving the protein MTAASETFDVVVVGAGPAGGQCARRLAQAGRTVLLVDQLKTWTDHDFSSGGTPLETLDRFQLPDRVIGSRWSQLRVVTTREDHTWKSARSLGCVLDFAALRQFLAEETTTHGGSVRLGWQYRDRQQLTDGRWQIRFRDRLTSSDRWVTSRAVVDATGSARKVIYTAAEPRPDYLRGVGIEYLIEVPETVYQRFADALHFYLGHHWLPKGYSWIFPMQSGRLKVGACWFHGDHRFLKPDQPLRHYIDLLLTEQVQCPDYRLVDVHGAAIDYSGDRCDRHVQASILGIGDAVSAINFLGGEGIRHGLESADRAAQVLDAWLQGTVPDLSSYEQQIRRRFDRLWTLSLRLGMKKYLQDSDAKIDRIVRWCCALSTDDLMAILFDYRFQRLGRRLGRFFWLSVMTRLRLRWQRWRRPSHVA; this is encoded by the coding sequence GTGACTGCGGCTTCTGAGACCTTTGATGTCGTCGTTGTTGGGGCCGGCCCGGCTGGTGGGCAATGCGCTCGTCGGCTTGCTCAAGCAGGACGGACAGTCTTGCTGGTCGATCAGCTCAAGACCTGGACTGATCATGACTTTTCGAGTGGTGGCACCCCTCTTGAAACCCTCGATCGCTTTCAACTACCCGATCGCGTTATCGGTAGTCGTTGGTCTCAGCTCCGGGTAGTGACAACACGAGAGGACCATACCTGGAAGAGCGCTCGCTCGCTGGGGTGTGTTCTCGACTTTGCGGCGTTGCGCCAGTTCCTCGCTGAGGAAACAACCACCCACGGTGGCTCAGTGCGGCTGGGTTGGCAATATCGCGATCGCCAGCAACTGACCGATGGTCGTTGGCAGATCCGGTTCCGCGATCGCCTAACCTCAAGCGATCGCTGGGTCACGAGTCGAGCCGTAGTTGATGCTACGGGTTCAGCCCGCAAGGTGATCTACACAGCGGCGGAGCCTCGGCCCGATTACCTTCGGGGTGTCGGCATTGAGTACCTGATTGAAGTGCCTGAGACGGTCTATCAGCGCTTCGCGGATGCCTTGCACTTCTACCTTGGCCATCATTGGTTGCCCAAAGGCTATAGCTGGATTTTTCCGATGCAATCGGGCCGGCTTAAGGTTGGGGCCTGCTGGTTCCATGGCGATCACCGTTTTCTCAAGCCTGACCAACCACTCCGGCACTACATTGATCTACTGCTGACGGAGCAGGTGCAGTGCCCAGACTATCGGCTGGTTGATGTGCATGGTGCCGCCATTGACTACAGCGGCGATCGCTGCGATCGCCATGTGCAAGCCTCAATTCTGGGGATCGGGGATGCGGTTTCGGCGATCAATTTCCTCGGCGGTGAGGGTATTCGCCATGGCTTGGAAAGTGCTGATCGCGCTGCGCAAGTCCTCGATGCTTGGCTTCAGGGAACGGTACCTGATCTCTCCAGTTATGAACAACAAATTCGTCGCCGTTTCGATCGCCTCTGGACACTCAGTCTCCGTCTGGGCATGAAGAAATACCTGCAGGATTCCGATGCCAAAATCGATCGCATCGTCCGCTGGTGCTGCGCCCTGTCCACCGATGACCTAATGGCGATTTTGTTTGACTACCGTTTCCAGCGCTTAGGCCGCCGGCTCGGGCGGTTCTTTTGGCTGTCGGTGATGACGCGGCTGCGGCTGCGCTGGCAACGCTGGCGGAGGCCAAGTCATGTCGCCTAA
- the dxs gene encoding 1-deoxy-D-xylulose-5-phosphate synthase produces the protein MHLSEITHPNQLHGLSVAQLEQIGHQIREKHLQTVAATGGHLGPGLGVVELTLALYQTLDLDRDKVVWDVGHQAYPHKLLTGRYHNFHTLRQKDGIAGYLKRTENRFDHFGAGHASTSISAALGMALARDAQGEDYRCVAVIGDGSLTGGMALEAINHAGHLPKTRLLVVLNDNDMSISPNVGALSRYLNKIRVSEPMQLLTDGLTQGMQQIPFVGGAITQGFEPVKEGMKRLSYSKIGAVFEELGFTYMGPVDGHNLEELIATFREAHKHTGPVLVHVATTKGKGYPYAEEDQVGYHAQNPFDLATGKAKPASKPKPPSHSKVFGQTLTTLAKSDRRIVGITAAMATGTGLDILQKALPKQYIDVGIAEQHAVVLAAGMACDGMRPVVAIYSTFLQRAFDQVIHDVCIQKLPVFFCLDRAGIVGADGPTHQGMYDIAYLRLIPNMVLMAPKDEAELQRMLVTGIEYDGPIAMRFPRGNGIGVPLPEEGWESLPIGKAEQLRQGDDLLMLAYGSMVYPALQTAELLNEHGISATVINARFAKPLDEELIVPLARQIGKVVTFEEGCLPGGFGSAIMESLQAHDLQVPVLPIGVPDLLVEHASPDESKQELGLTPRQMADRILEKFGSRQRIGAASA, from the coding sequence ATGCATCTCAGCGAAATTACCCATCCCAACCAGCTCCACGGGTTGTCGGTTGCTCAGCTTGAGCAAATTGGCCACCAGATTCGTGAGAAGCACCTGCAGACGGTTGCAGCGACCGGTGGGCACCTCGGGCCGGGCTTGGGCGTGGTGGAATTGACCCTAGCGCTTTACCAAACGCTCGATCTCGATCGCGACAAAGTGGTTTGGGACGTTGGCCACCAAGCCTATCCCCACAAGCTGCTGACAGGGCGCTATCACAACTTCCATACCTTGCGGCAAAAGGATGGCATTGCGGGCTACCTGAAGCGCACGGAAAACCGCTTCGATCATTTCGGTGCCGGTCACGCTTCCACCAGTATTTCTGCTGCCCTCGGTATGGCTCTAGCACGGGATGCCCAGGGCGAAGACTACCGATGTGTCGCTGTGATTGGTGATGGATCGCTCACCGGTGGCATGGCCTTGGAAGCCATCAACCACGCTGGTCACTTGCCCAAAACACGGCTGTTGGTCGTGCTCAACGACAATGACATGTCGATCTCGCCCAACGTGGGTGCGCTCTCTCGCTATCTGAATAAGATTCGGGTTAGTGAGCCGATGCAGTTGCTCACCGATGGTTTGACCCAGGGGATGCAACAAATTCCCTTCGTCGGCGGCGCCATTACCCAAGGCTTTGAGCCGGTTAAGGAAGGCATGAAGCGCCTCTCCTACAGCAAGATTGGGGCGGTCTTTGAAGAGCTGGGCTTCACCTACATGGGGCCAGTGGATGGTCACAACCTTGAAGAACTGATCGCCACCTTCCGCGAAGCGCACAAACACACCGGACCAGTACTCGTCCACGTTGCCACAACCAAGGGTAAGGGCTATCCCTACGCTGAAGAAGATCAGGTTGGCTATCATGCCCAAAATCCCTTTGATCTGGCGACAGGGAAGGCTAAACCAGCTTCAAAACCGAAGCCGCCTAGCCATTCCAAAGTGTTTGGCCAAACCCTGACGACCTTGGCCAAGAGCGATCGCCGCATTGTCGGGATTACGGCTGCGATGGCGACAGGCACCGGCTTGGACATTCTCCAGAAGGCGCTGCCGAAGCAATACATCGATGTTGGCATTGCCGAACAGCACGCCGTGGTGCTAGCTGCCGGTATGGCCTGCGATGGCATGCGTCCGGTGGTGGCAATCTATTCCACCTTCCTGCAGCGGGCCTTTGATCAAGTCATCCACGACGTTTGTATCCAAAAGCTGCCCGTCTTCTTCTGCCTCGATCGCGCGGGGATAGTTGGCGCGGATGGCCCGACACACCAAGGCATGTACGACATTGCTTACCTGCGGCTGATTCCCAACATGGTGCTGATGGCACCGAAAGATGAGGCCGAACTGCAGCGGATGCTAGTGACGGGTATTGAATACGACGGCCCGATCGCCATGCGTTTCCCGCGCGGGAATGGTATTGGCGTACCCCTGCCGGAAGAAGGCTGGGAGTCGCTCCCGATTGGGAAAGCAGAGCAACTGCGCCAAGGCGATGATTTGCTGATGTTGGCTTACGGCTCGATGGTCTATCCGGCCCTGCAGACGGCAGAACTGCTGAATGAGCACGGCATCTCAGCTACTGTGATCAATGCCCGCTTCGCCAAGCCCTTAGATGAGGAACTGATTGTGCCGCTGGCGCGCCAGATCGGCAAAGTCGTCACCTTTGAGGAAGGCTGCCTACCCGGCGGCTTTGGCTCCGCGATTATGGAGTCCTTGCAGGCCCATGATCTGCAGGTTCCGGTGTTGCCGATCGGTGTTCCCGATCTCTTGGTGGAACATGCCAGCCCTGATGAATCTAAGCAGGAGTTGGGCCTGACGCCGCGTCAGATGGCCGATCGCATCCTCGAAAAGTTTGGAAGCCGTCAACGGATTGGTGCTGCTTCGGCTTGA
- the cimA gene encoding citramalate synthase, which produces MTRPASAAIAVYDTTLRDGAQREGLSLSLEDKLRIAHCLDRLGVKFIEGGWPGANPKDVQFFWELQQRPLQQAEVVAFCSTRRPGQIAGEDELLKALLAAGTTWVTIFGKSWDLHVVEGLKTSLDENLVMISDSIAYLRTCDRRVIYDAEHWFDGYLANPDYALQTLAAAIEAGAEWIVLCDTNGGCLPHQISEIVAAVLDRFPSLAPDQTGPQLGIHTHNDSETAVANAIAAVQAGARMVHGTINGYGERCGNANLCSVIPNLQLKLGYDCVETEQLMQLTATSRLVSEIVNLAPDDHAAYVGQSAFAHKGGIHVSAVERNPLTYEHIRPEQVGNLRRIVISEQSGLSNVLAKARSFGLDLQRNDPACRDLLARLKELESQGYQFEAAEASFDLLMREATGDRPHFFDLKDFHVHCSKQRQELNALATVKVAVTGRDILESAEGNGPVSALDAALRKAIGSFYPAVMQFHLSDYKVRILDGAAGTSAKTRVLVESSNGSQRWSTVGVSGNIIEASYQAVVEGIEYGLLLQQQAPLQAAEKP; this is translated from the coding sequence ATGACCAGGCCAGCCTCTGCCGCGATCGCGGTCTACGACACGACCCTGCGCGATGGCGCCCAGCGAGAAGGCTTGTCGCTGTCGCTAGAGGACAAGCTGCGAATTGCCCACTGCCTCGATCGCCTCGGGGTGAAGTTCATTGAGGGCGGCTGGCCCGGCGCCAATCCTAAGGACGTGCAATTCTTCTGGGAATTACAGCAGCGGCCGCTTCAGCAAGCCGAAGTCGTAGCGTTCTGCTCCACCCGTCGTCCCGGTCAAATCGCTGGCGAGGATGAACTGCTTAAAGCCCTCCTTGCTGCGGGCACGACTTGGGTCACGATCTTCGGTAAGTCGTGGGATCTGCATGTTGTCGAAGGGCTGAAAACCAGTCTGGATGAGAATCTGGTGATGATCAGCGACAGCATCGCCTACCTCCGCACCTGCGATCGCCGCGTCATCTACGATGCTGAGCATTGGTTTGATGGCTACTTGGCGAATCCAGATTACGCCTTGCAGACCTTGGCGGCCGCAATTGAAGCGGGAGCCGAGTGGATCGTTCTTTGCGACACCAATGGCGGCTGTTTGCCCCATCAAATCAGCGAGATTGTGGCGGCGGTGCTGGATCGCTTCCCGAGCCTTGCGCCGGATCAAACCGGGCCTCAACTGGGCATCCACACCCACAATGATTCTGAGACTGCTGTAGCCAATGCGATCGCGGCAGTGCAGGCCGGTGCCCGCATGGTGCACGGCACAATCAATGGTTACGGCGAGCGCTGTGGCAATGCCAATCTCTGCTCTGTCATCCCTAACCTGCAGCTCAAGCTTGGCTATGACTGCGTTGAAACCGAACAACTGATGCAGTTGACGGCGACGAGTCGGTTGGTTAGCGAAATCGTCAATCTCGCGCCAGATGATCACGCTGCCTACGTTGGTCAGTCAGCCTTCGCCCACAAGGGCGGCATCCACGTCAGTGCCGTGGAGCGCAACCCGCTGACCTATGAGCACATTCGCCCCGAGCAAGTCGGCAACCTGCGCCGTATCGTCATTTCCGAGCAATCTGGCCTCAGTAATGTCCTTGCCAAAGCCCGCAGTTTTGGGCTGGACTTACAGCGAAACGATCCCGCTTGTCGCGATCTCTTGGCGCGCCTCAAGGAGCTCGAAAGTCAGGGCTACCAATTTGAAGCGGCAGAGGCCAGCTTTGATCTACTGATGCGGGAAGCCACCGGCGATCGCCCTCACTTTTTTGACCTCAAGGATTTCCATGTCCATTGCAGCAAGCAACGGCAGGAGCTAAATGCTTTAGCCACCGTTAAAGTTGCAGTTACCGGTCGCGATATTTTGGAGTCGGCGGAAGGCAACGGTCCAGTCTCAGCGCTCGATGCAGCCCTGCGCAAAGCGATCGGCAGCTTTTACCCTGCCGTTATGCAATTCCACCTCTCGGACTACAAGGTGCGGATTTTGGATGGGGCAGCCGGAACTTCCGCTAAAACGCGCGTCTTGGTGGAGTCGAGCAACGGATCGCAGCGCTGGTCCACTGTCGGCGTCTCGGGCAACATCATTGAGGCGTCCTATCAAGCCGTCGTGGAAGGGATTGAGTATGGCCTGCTCTTGCAGCAGCAAGCGCCCCTGCAAGCTGCCGAAAAGCCCTAG
- the ccmA gene encoding heme ABC exporter ATP-binding protein CcmA: protein MSAVVLESVSKQFGDRKVVNQLSFALAPGESFGLLGPNGAGKSTTIRMITTLTRPSQGQITIAGYDVQRDRDRVRSQLGVVLQQVSVKNDFTVWENLEYHGRLHHIPDRERQERINRWLDYVELSDRRNDRVQTLSGGMKRRLQIARALLHEPSILLLDEPTVGLDPQTRRRIWEIIRDLNRQGMTVLLTTHYMEEVESLCDRIGILDGGQLIALGTLAELRRQHGEGLVVKQKGDRWDYHFFPTEAEAEHFLESQVDKTGLMVRPSNLEDIFVELTGRSLD from the coding sequence ATGTCCGCTGTTGTTCTCGAGTCCGTTTCCAAACAGTTCGGCGATCGCAAGGTTGTCAATCAGCTCTCGTTTGCCCTCGCCCCAGGGGAATCGTTTGGGCTACTGGGACCGAACGGCGCAGGCAAATCGACCACCATTCGCATGATCACCACCCTGACCCGTCCCAGTCAGGGTCAGATCACGATCGCCGGCTACGATGTCCAGCGCGATCGCGATCGCGTGCGATCGCAACTCGGCGTTGTGCTGCAGCAAGTCAGCGTCAAGAATGACTTCACGGTCTGGGAAAACCTTGAATATCACGGGCGACTGCACCACATTCCCGATCGCGAGCGGCAGGAACGAATCAATCGCTGGCTGGACTATGTGGAATTGAGCGATCGCCGTAACGATCGCGTCCAAACCCTATCCGGCGGCATGAAGCGCCGTCTGCAGATCGCGCGGGCACTACTCCATGAACCGTCGATTCTGCTGCTGGATGAGCCGACTGTTGGCCTCGATCCACAAACTCGTCGCCGCATCTGGGAGATCATCCGCGATCTCAACCGACAGGGGATGACGGTGCTGCTAACCACGCACTACATGGAAGAAGTCGAGTCCCTCTGCGATCGCATCGGTATTTTGGATGGCGGCCAGTTGATTGCCCTCGGGACGCTGGCGGAGCTGCGGCGTCAGCACGGCGAAGGCTTAGTGGTGAAGCAAAAGGGCGATCGCTGGGACTATCACTTCTTCCCCACAGAAGCGGAGGCGGAGCACTTCCTCGAGAGCCAGGTCGACAAGACAGGCTTGATGGTTCGTCCCTCTAACCTCGAAGATATTTTTGTGGAACTGACAGGCCGCAGTCTCGATTGA